TCCACCCTGAACCCCCTACACTGGTCTTCTTACTGctctctttttcttcttttgctTCCAGCTTCTTGGAATTAGATTCCTTCTTCTCTGAACCAGCTTTCCCATGTTCACTGGACTTCTTACTAGGAGTTGTAGAAGATGGGCCTTGCTCAGCTTCTCTCTGTTCTCTCTGctcttttattttcttctgCCTGAGGAGATGTCTCTCTTTGACCTTGTACTCTAATGTTGAGTGTGGCACCCCATAGTAACTGCCTGCCCTATGTACACTCATTTCCCCTCTCTGAACAGCTTTTACTGCTTCCATCAACAACTGACTGTTGTATTTTCTGTACTGTCCACGTTTTGGGCGAGTTTTCTTTGTCGGATTATCGGTGGATTTTTTCTTGTCACCATCATCATGGCGAATTCTTTTGGCAGGTGATGGGGAATTGGAATGAGTGAAATTTTCCGTCTCCATGCTTCGAGCTAGGCCCTGGCAGAGCTCTGAAAGAGCTTGAGATTTAAATTTGACTTTCTCTGAGATTGTCTTCACGATGATGTCTTTCAAGGTTTCTCCAACAGCTGCATTTTCTATCTTGTCTAATGAACTTTGATAATGATTTTCAACCTTGCTCTCTACCTTATGGTGCATGGGCTGAAAGGACGGTATTATAATGTCTGATGAACTCTCAGGGGAGGGAACTTCTACATTACCATTTCTTGGGGACATCCGTGGAGAGAGTATGCGTTTTCCTGCAAAATCATCTTGCTGGCGAACTCGAAAGGCATTTCGCTCCATCTCTATTCTCTCTTCAGCCAGCTTTTTAATAATATTCTTCAGAATTGGTAGTTTTAGGTCGTGGGAGTAATGAGCAAAATATTCCTCCTTTCTACGATTTAGATTATGCTTCTTTCGCAGGTATTCTAACTTCTTCTCTTGAGTCTCATATTGATTTTCTAATTCAGCACTCCAGTCTATGGCGTAAGGTAGAGAAAATGGCAGAAGTGCCATGCTGGCCCCAGGTATAAGATCTGTCCATTTCAACGCAAGTTCTGTAGGTTCCTCAATCTCAGCTGCCTACAAATTAAACGACAAAGTTAATTGCATGGGACATTTTCAGAAATTAATCATCAACTAAGAAATTTCATATATTCGAAGCCAACAGCTTGTTTTCTTCTAGAGTAAATGTCATTGAGGATATCTGTCATATCAATGTGACATCATTATTATAGctttgatttgaataaacttttaCTTGTATTgtctaaatatatttataactcACTCTTCacctaatatttttaaaaattagttaaatatgtggtaaaataacaaatttcttactttttaaaatctatttaaactATTAACTTTCATAACACAAACATTCATTCCTGATGTACACAAGataccaaaattaaattttaggcAAATTATTCTATTTAACTTCTATCtacttcattttaattttcatatcaatttgcATGAATTTAACTGTGAATGAATTATTGCAAAAAGCAGGAGAAATAAGCTTACTGGAGCTACAGGTTCTTGTTTGTCAATgcccattttaaaaattttgttacgAAGCGTGGATCTCGGAATTCCGTACAAGACGGAAGCACGACGAGTTCCTAGTTTTCCGCTCTGAATCTCCGACACAGCTGCTAGCAGTTCCTCATCTGTATAAGACTTTTTACAATTGACACTTGTTGATTCCTTTTTCTTGGGCAGGGTTGAGCTTGAAAATAAGAtggaaaataatgataattaggAATTCAATTTCTTTCTTATACTCAATATAAGTACAAtgcaataaataataaaaaagatgagacttaaaaaataataatttgcaaAGGGCCTTTCGaaaatcaaagattttaattgttaaatataATGGTCAAGACCTAAATCTGAAGCTTTTAATACATGCATAGATGactttattgaaatttaaatattcttgataaaacatcaaacaactcaaaaacataattcatttcgTAAAGTGAATCAAAAGAGCATCGTTCTAAGGCATTTTAGTTCAAATCAGTTCTTTCTTCCTACCTCAGAATTATAAACTATTGGTATCATGCAGCATACACCGCTTTAACTTCTTACCACGTCTGAGCCACTATGTGTGGGATCTTGAGTTCTATGGGGTCCTGTGCATCTCTACTTGCAGCAGCCTCCGTCTCCATGTTTTCCAGCGACTGAGTGGTGGTGGATCTAAGTTCTGCCAGCAGCTCCCTACCAACATGGTCTGTGTAAAACTGGGGGCAGTATGGTAGCAACTCCTGGAGATATCTAAAACCTGAAAGAAGTCGAGctattttcatccaaaatttgTCACCACATATTGAAAACCAGGGAGTAGAAGttctaatttaatttgattgaGCCATCTTCaatcttttgaaattttgcAACTTTGACTCTTTTCATTCATCTGATGGAGAAGGTGCCAGAAATGGAATAAATTGGTTAATGTTGATATGAAGTTACAGTACAAAATGACTGGAACCAATTCAGCTTATGACCAGCTTTTAttacaaaagaagaaaaaatgatgTCATAGTTCATTCTTTAGGAATACTGGTAATCCATTCACTGAAATTTCAAAACCATTCAATACAAATgcttaatcaaataaaattcaatattttgcttgaattttgggtttgaacttttaaaaaaaatataatttttacaacaGCAATGGAATAGTCATGTCAAATGGTAGAGCCAAAAGGATTTTATAAAAGGGTACTCAAAGACTAGATACATgcatactggtactgtaccagttatcggctaagaccagttatcggctaaactgagagttcgggtttatagcacgcgacaatccaagattttttaattcagtcgtctttttcgaataaagaaaagtaagtttgcttgaaaactttcttgaatatgttttatacatgagcttaaacgatcattgtttaccgctgattttacatctttgcactttcagcagtgggggaagtgaagtaataagttaaaaatagaatattacctctttgtgatacgttattatatcccttctttgatttgacatataaaatcaatacatttaacatgtataaacaaaaaggAATTCACGAATTTCCGAGAGATTTGTAGCGCAATTGAatgcctgattgcacaattatgtattgaaaagtatacgatttggtgtattaccgtatgataataaacgaattattttatgagttttgtttataatgtatcatcaCCCCGAATAATTGAGTCTGACctcacaaggggcataattcaaaatacatttagcagagtataaaatcaacatgaacacagatttttactatgttacatgtactatcacgaagccgataactggtacagtaaatcgtaaaaactcggcaaattcggggcgtgcttaaaagcacaaaacaagatgttttgggttctaaataatgatataaactaacagattgataaataaggagttcactttttaaagtatgtcaatttttatccaaaaatatcaagaaataaggaattacgaaaagaaaacattaaattttagccgataactggtacagtgccagtatggATATTATAATTGTTTAACATGCAAATGTACACACTAGTAATTAAATTATAGATTgctgtaaatatttgataaatattacaCTCCCTCACTTCtagtaaaatttacaaaaaaaaagtttcccaggccaatttaaaattcaaacaggCAGGTTTTCACTGCACAAATtgaaaagggaaataactccattttttctaatttaaaaaatgaaaaactgtCAGAGTTATTCcacttttcaatattaaagGCAAATGAAATTTATAAGTGTGGGAGACTTAATGTGGTGCGCCTGGTGCCAGTGAAACAAAACATAaccaagaatagaattcctgggtcccccgccggtcaagcagtatactagtatcgagtctatcgaccaaggctgatttaggaacttgaccaaggtattagtggtataaacatttggtataaatttaatgaaaatccgtcaaaatttgtaggcatgagagcgcttacaaggtcaatttttggataaaactgagtcattattgtggtcaaagtcattattgtggtcaaagtcccataactccaacaaaaagtatcgaccaatgctgattttcgaaactttaccaaagtattagtggtataaacatttggtataaatttattgaaaatccgtcaaaatttgaaGGCATGATAgtgcttacaaggtcaatttttggataaaacggagtcattatcgtggtcaaagtcccataactccaacaaaaagtaccgaccaatgctgattttcaaacttgaccaaggtattagtggtataaacatttggtataaatttaatgaaaatctgtcaaaatttgtaggcatgagagcgcttacaaggtcaatttttggataaaacggagtcattattgtggtaaaagtcccataactccaacaaaaaatatcgaccaatgctgattttcgaacttgaccaaggtaatagtggtataaatatttggtataaatttaatgaaaatccgtcgaaatttgtaggcatgagagcgcttacaaaaaagtgtggcggacggacacacggacgcaccGACACACGGACCCACAGACACACAGACCCAGGGAcagacgcccggcatttctatgtccccgctccgcgttgcagCGGGGGACAATTAAACATTCATACTTGAATGTTTTGATTACATGAACATAGCTAGAAATCTTGTGGGGGACAGATGTGATAGTTCCCATGTGAACAGACTTACTAGGGTTGTCTTGTAAACTTTTGCCATCTTTTGCTTCTTTCATCAACTGCGACACAGCCTCCtgttatgaaataaaatcactcacatcattaaaatataataatagcaaaaaattataattgctAACCTTTCAAAAACAACACATTCATGAGAAAAATCCATATGTATTATCAAATTCTTATGCAGAGATTATATAACCCATTCTAAATTTGGGATGGCAGTTCTTTGAATACATAACTCTCTAACATTTTTCTAAGAATATCACATAACAACATTAACAATAAGTCTTCTGTCTTTTAAAAGtgacaaaaatatatacatgtattgaattctATTAAATGAACATTTCTTTTGTAGCatttagagttatctttctttttctcaACACCTAAATGTACCAAATGTgactttttatttgattttttccccATGAGACAGCTAGCAAATTAAATGAACAAAATGAACATGAACAATGCAGTAGAatcagagagagaaagagagagtgtgtgagagagagagagagagagagagagagagagagaggggggagagagagaatctatattaataaataattttagttaaaaaattagagaaaaacACTATTTCCTAGTCTAAAATTATACAATTCATATACTTTAAATATACAATGTTTACTTGTACCGGTATATCCAATTACAGTAGATGAGGCACATTAAAGTTCTTTGATTTGTACCAACTACcgaattaattttgttttactaaaatatatattcagGAATTTCTTAATTGTTAGATACATCTACATTTAATTGTGTTCAAACTTATGATATGAAAAAGAGTGTCAATGATGTTACGTTAGCaattaaatactagtaaatagTGCTTTTCATCTTTGACTAAGTCAGACCCATTATTACATAataaaacatagaaataaattgtgGTTATGAAAACATCATCCGATTCATCATTTGCCTCTAAATGTACACTCCTTCTTATCTCAGTTTACTAACATTTACTAGAAgaaacattattatatatagttatagCCTTCTGATGAGGTCAATACATGGTTTTCATACTAATTCTCTTCAAAAgtttaacagtaaaatatttttatcaaaatgtaaAGGCGTTGATTTTGCTATTGTTACGTCATATGTTGCGCGTACAAAAACCAGTTTTTTGTcatgaaaatctatttttagcatAGTAAGGTATATACATTTTCTATGTTGAGTATAGTAAGGTCTATAACAGAATTTATTTACAGCTATCCAACAATCATATGCttgataaaaatacaatattataagaTTTGGCTTCTCCTTTTTGCATGTGATGTAAAAACAGATCATATTTGTGAAAAActaccaatctgattaaaaccaGATCCTTGATCCGctcctttttttctttaattattgcTACACCCTCGTGTAGCGccgataaaaaaataattttaactattaatatttcaatattgattttaatcagattgaaaaAATCTACCTACACAGAACGCACTGTGCATGGCTGAATTTGGTTAAAAGCCTAAAATTTCCTGACATTGATTTCCTTGTATGtattcataaaacatatttaagtGTCTTTTTAACAGTTAGTATTTATGAACTGCAAACCTAAAATCTAGGAGTGTAGACAAGAGTAAAATGTCTTCATGCACTGTTACAGTAATTAATCCTCTACTTTCAAACAGGCAAGTGAGCATTAGGCGATAGTTGAt
This is a stretch of genomic DNA from Crassostrea angulata isolate pt1a10 chromosome 4, ASM2561291v2, whole genome shotgun sequence. It encodes these proteins:
- the LOC128182014 gene encoding ligand-dependent nuclear receptor corepressor-like protein; translated protein: MVDCGNSRCSQERRAFRKELLSWSKKIPIAVGLERIAEEFGGKENITELLLPFNSLEDGITRDWKQEQTCFFCESRLQNLFEAVSQLMKEAKDGKSLQDNPSFRYLQELLPYCPQFYTDHVGRELLAELRSTTTQSLENMETEAAASRDAQDPIELKIPHIVAQTCSTLPKKKESTSVNCKKSYTDEELLAAVSEIQSGKLGTRRASVLYGIPRSTLRNKIFKMGIDKQEPVAPAAEIEEPTELALKWTDLIPGASMALLPFSLPYAIDWSAELENQYETQEKKLEYLRKKHNLNRRKEEYFAHYSHDLKLPILKNIIKKLAEERIEMERNAFRVRQQDDFAGKRILSPRMSPRNGNVEVPSPESSSDIIIPSFQPMHHKVESKVENHYQSSLDKIENAAVGETLKDIIVKTISEKVKFKSQALSELCQGLARSMETENFTHSNSPSPAKRIRHDDGDKKKSTDNPTKKTRPKRGQYRKYNSQLLMEAVKAVQRGEMSVHRAGSYYGVPHSTLEYKVKERHLLRQKKIKEQREQREAEQGPSSTTPSKKSSEHGKAGSEKKESNSKKLEAKEEKESSKKTSVGGSGWIAPFLPGGPGLAGLGGLYNSSGFALNTPASELLRKLQHKVQNKAGSDQESFEQLVKPGALSERFLYLH